The Sinorhizobium chiapasense genome contains a region encoding:
- a CDS encoding NodA family N-acyltransferase translates to MRSNVQWKLCWENELQLSDHVELTEFFRRTYGPTGAFNAKPFEGSQSWAGARPELRAIAYDSSGVAAHMGLLRRFIKVDGVDLLVAELGLYGVRPDLEGLGIAHSIHFMLPTLQEFQVPFAFGTVRPALRKHIERFGRHGLVTVMSGISVRSTLPHARIDLPPTRVEDPLVIVLPVGRPFSDWPAARIIDRNGPEL, encoded by the coding sequence ATGCGCTCTAACGTGCAGTGGAAATTGTGTTGGGAAAACGAGTTGCAACTCTCCGACCATGTCGAGCTCACTGAGTTCTTTCGAAGAACCTATGGACCGACCGGGGCCTTCAATGCGAAGCCCTTCGAAGGCAGTCAGAGCTGGGCCGGAGCAAGACCTGAGCTTCGTGCAATCGCCTACGATTCCAGCGGTGTAGCGGCCCACATGGGCTTACTGCGCCGTTTCATCAAGGTTGACGGAGTCGACCTGCTCGTGGCTGAACTCGGCCTCTATGGGGTGCGTCCGGATCTTGAGGGACTCGGGATTGCTCACTCGATCCATTTCATGCTTCCCACACTGCAGGAGTTTCAGGTTCCATTCGCATTCGGTACCGTCCGGCCCGCGCTACGGAAGCACATTGAGAGGTTCGGCCGACACGGTCTGGTGACTGTTATGTCGGGGATCAGCGTACGCTCCACGCTGCCGCACGCGCGTATCGACCTGCCGCCCACGCGCGTCGAGGATCCACTTGTCATCGTCCTGCCTGTCGGAAGGCCGTTCTCCGACTGGCCCGCCGCCAGGATAATTGACCGGAACGGACCAGAACTGTGA
- a CDS encoding Crp/Fnr family transcriptional regulator, with protein MSLDVRVTAERVARPKHTTSIDLPAPATLPGDQALFLSESIERLDEGAHFLDALKPQEWERLRAHGRHLSFETGEAIFTQGDKHGGIFIIEAGDVRVFYTAPSGREITLAYWTKGHFIGGPEMTGGGTHIWSGEALSTCRILFLPAPALKTLVVELPSFALCLLQGLAAKGRCYSAMAQMLGTRSVIERLAQFLINLGNRHGVRDGRAIIINAKVTHDQIAAMVGSTRQWVTMMMKRFQTDGVVTVTPRHIRIERPHALLEMVSKRGA; from the coding sequence GTGAGCCTTGACGTCCGCGTAACCGCCGAAAGGGTAGCACGGCCAAAACATACGACTTCTATCGACTTGCCCGCACCGGCCACCCTTCCGGGCGACCAGGCGCTTTTCCTCAGCGAAAGCATTGAAAGACTGGACGAAGGGGCACACTTTCTCGATGCCCTCAAGCCACAGGAATGGGAACGGCTGAGGGCGCACGGCCGCCACCTTTCTTTTGAGACGGGCGAGGCAATTTTTACGCAAGGGGACAAGCACGGCGGCATCTTCATCATCGAGGCCGGTGACGTTCGCGTGTTCTACACCGCGCCGTCCGGGCGCGAGATCACGCTTGCCTATTGGACGAAGGGCCATTTCATCGGCGGCCCGGAAATGACCGGCGGCGGCACCCATATCTGGTCGGGCGAGGCGCTCAGCACCTGTCGCATCCTCTTCCTGCCGGCGCCGGCACTGAAGACGCTGGTGGTCGAGCTGCCAAGCTTCGCCCTCTGTCTTCTGCAGGGACTTGCCGCGAAGGGGCGGTGTTATTCGGCCATGGCGCAGATGCTCGGCACCCGCTCGGTCATCGAACGCCTGGCGCAGTTCCTCATCAATCTCGGCAATCGCCATGGCGTGCGAGACGGGCGGGCGATCATCATCAACGCCAAGGTGACCCACGATCAGATCGCAGCCATGGTCGGCTCGACCCGGCAATGGGTGACGATGATGATGAAGCGGTTCCAGACAGATGGGGTGGTGACGGTAACACCGCGGCATATCCGCATTGAGCGGCCGCATGCGCTGCTGGAGATGGTCTCCAAGCGCGGCGCCTGA
- a CDS encoding ABC transporter ATP-binding protein: MNGHDRKLHALTGLIEASNVSIRLGHGSNAFEAVSDVSFAVLPGEFVCLLGPSGCGKSTLLGALAGHIAPAAGRLTVDGELVRGPGPERGIVFQHHTLFPWKSARNNVAFGLKMRGVGRDERRREAERMLDLVGLSGFFDRYPRQLSGGMQQRVEIARVLVNQPRLLLMDEPFGALDALTRLRMQELLLDIWEQFRKTIVFVTHDIDEALLLADRIIVMQAEPGRIQEEIVVPFDKPRETGIMASADFVRLKQHCLQLLHSDRRADTLARLSPLG, translated from the coding sequence ATGAATGGCCATGACCGAAAACTTCACGCACTGACCGGCCTCATCGAGGCGAGCAACGTTTCCATTCGCCTCGGCCACGGCAGCAACGCCTTCGAGGCGGTAAGCGACGTCAGCTTCGCCGTCTTGCCCGGCGAGTTCGTCTGCCTGCTCGGGCCCTCCGGTTGCGGCAAGTCGACTCTGCTTGGCGCGCTTGCGGGCCATATCGCTCCCGCCGCCGGACGGCTCACTGTCGACGGGGAGCTCGTGAGGGGGCCCGGACCCGAGCGGGGGATCGTCTTCCAGCACCACACGCTCTTTCCCTGGAAGAGCGCGCGCAACAATGTCGCCTTCGGTCTCAAGATGCGCGGCGTTGGCCGCGACGAGCGGCGGCGAGAGGCCGAGCGCATGCTTGACCTCGTCGGCCTTTCCGGATTCTTCGACCGCTATCCGCGACAGCTTTCCGGCGGCATGCAGCAACGGGTGGAGATTGCCCGTGTGCTTGTCAACCAGCCCCGCCTGCTTCTGATGGACGAGCCGTTTGGCGCGTTGGACGCGCTGACGCGGCTGCGCATGCAGGAACTGTTGCTCGATATCTGGGAACAGTTCCGCAAGACAATCGTCTTTGTGACGCACGATATCGACGAGGCGCTTCTCCTGGCCGACCGCATCATCGTCATGCAGGCTGAGCCGGGCAGAATCCAGGAGGAGATAGTGGTGCCTTTTGACAAGCCGCGCGAAACGGGGATCATGGCTTCCGCAGACTTCGTGCGTCTCAAGCAGCATTGCCTTCAGCTGCTACACAGCGACCGGCGCGCCGACACGCTTGCCCGCCTGTCGCCCTTGGGGTGA
- a CDS encoding dihydroxy-acid dehydratase, which produces MSKKHGFGRGLTNYGDADFAVYLRRSFARSMGISRELLERPVVGIAMTPSGFNNCHRTMPELVEAVSRGVLAAGALPRPFPTISLGEVFLNPTSMMFRNLMAMDTEEMVRAQPMDAVVLIGGCDKTVPAQLMGAVSANLPAIQVVTGPMTTGRHRGERLGACTDCRRFWGKFRGGEIDADEIELVESRLSVTAGTCAVMGTASTMACISEVLGMSLPGTAAIPAVHAARLVAAEEAGKAAVALISRPVLPSQIVTEKSVENAFRVLMALGGSTNAIIHLTAIAGRAGVRVSMDRLNEISDETPVLVDLKPVGEGYMEDFYSAGGVGAVLRELRHLVHLDTIDVEGRTLEERLAEPLDWVDRFVIRAFNEPISSVGGLVALKGSLAPGGAIFKRAAATPELFEIEGRAVVFTSPEDLSQRIDDPDLDVQPNDILVLQNAGPHGAAIPEAGYLPIPKKLARQGVKDMVLISDARMSGTAFGTIVLHVTPEAAIGGPLAAVRNGDRIRLSVAEKRIDLLVEPGEIERRLADHVPPPVPKRGYAALYRRCVTQASEGCDFDFLMP; this is translated from the coding sequence ATGTCAAAGAAGCACGGTTTCGGCCGCGGCCTGACGAATTACGGCGACGCCGACTTTGCGGTCTACCTGCGCCGCTCCTTTGCAAGATCCATGGGTATATCGCGTGAGCTCCTTGAGAGGCCGGTGGTGGGCATCGCCATGACTCCCTCTGGTTTCAATAATTGCCACCGCACGATGCCGGAACTGGTAGAGGCGGTCTCGCGCGGCGTTCTGGCGGCGGGCGCGTTGCCGCGCCCGTTCCCGACGATCTCCCTGGGGGAAGTCTTTCTCAATCCGACGAGCATGATGTTCCGCAACCTCATGGCGATGGACACGGAGGAAATGGTCCGCGCTCAGCCGATGGACGCGGTCGTGCTCATCGGCGGGTGCGACAAGACTGTACCGGCGCAGTTGATGGGTGCCGTTTCGGCAAATCTGCCTGCCATCCAGGTCGTGACGGGACCGATGACCACAGGCCGCCACAGAGGCGAGAGGCTCGGCGCTTGCACTGATTGCCGCCGGTTCTGGGGCAAGTTTCGTGGCGGCGAAATCGACGCGGATGAGATCGAGCTTGTGGAAAGCCGCCTCTCTGTCACGGCCGGAACTTGCGCCGTGATGGGCACGGCGAGCACGATGGCCTGCATTTCGGAGGTGCTCGGAATGAGCCTGCCAGGCACCGCAGCGATCCCGGCCGTTCATGCGGCCAGGCTTGTTGCCGCCGAGGAGGCCGGCAAAGCTGCTGTCGCACTCATCTCTCGTCCCGTTCTGCCCTCGCAGATCGTCACGGAAAAATCAGTCGAGAACGCGTTCCGCGTACTTATGGCGCTCGGTGGATCAACCAATGCCATCATTCACCTGACCGCCATTGCCGGTCGTGCCGGCGTTCGCGTCTCAATGGATCGGCTGAACGAGATCTCCGACGAGACGCCTGTTCTCGTCGATCTCAAGCCGGTCGGCGAAGGCTACATGGAGGATTTCTATTCAGCGGGCGGGGTCGGTGCGGTCTTGCGTGAGCTTCGTCACCTGGTGCATCTGGATACGATCGATGTCGAGGGCAGGACGCTCGAGGAGCGGCTTGCCGAGCCGCTAGACTGGGTGGACCGCTTCGTCATCCGTGCCTTCAATGAACCAATTTCGTCCGTCGGCGGATTGGTCGCGCTCAAGGGCTCGCTGGCGCCAGGCGGCGCCATATTCAAGCGGGCCGCCGCAACACCCGAGCTGTTCGAGATCGAGGGTCGCGCCGTGGTCTTCACCAGCCCGGAGGACTTGAGCCAGCGCATCGATGATCCAGACCTCGATGTGCAACCCAACGACATTCTCGTCTTGCAGAACGCAGGACCACATGGGGCGGCCATTCCCGAAGCGGGATATCTTCCGATCCCAAAGAAGCTCGCGCGTCAGGGGGTGAAGGACATGGTGCTTATTTCCGATGCTCGAATGTCTGGAACCGCCTTTGGCACGATCGTCTTGCATGTAACACCCGAGGCGGCGATCGGCGGGCCATTGGCGGCGGTGCGAAACGGCGATCGTATCCGGCTTTCGGTGGCCGAAAAGCGCATTGATCTTCTGGTCGAACCCGGAGAGATCGAAAGACGTCTCGCCGACCACGTCCCGCCCCCAGTCCCGAAAAGAGGTTATGCGGCGCTCTATCGCAGATGCGTCACGCAAGCGAGTGAAGGCTGTGACTTCGACTTCCTCATGCCCTGA
- a CDS encoding fumarate reductase/succinate dehydrogenase flavoprotein subunit: MDNFVEGLTEVTCDVLVIGGGTAGPMAALKAKQKNPALNVVLLEKANVKRSGAISMGMDGLNNAVVPGYATPEQYTKEITIANDGIVDQAPVFKYASRCYDIIEELDRFGIRFQKNANGDFDLKKVHHLGTYVLPMPNGDTVKKALYRQLKRERILISNRFMATRLLTASDGRIAGAVAVNTRSAEFLVLRAKTVILCMGAAGRLGLPHSGYLFGTYENPTNSGDGYAMAYHAGAALANLECYQINPLIKDYNGPACAYVAGPFGAYTANSEGKRFIKSDYWSGQMMQEFYNELQSGKGPVFLKLNHLHPDTVGEIEEILHKVERPSRGRFHGARGTDYREKMIEMHISEIGFCSGHSASGVFVDEFARTTVPGLYAAGDMASVPHNYMLGAFTNGAVAGEHAAEVAQEIDLPDYDPDFVQLERERVLAPTRRGDGIPPNQLEYKARRLVNDYLQPPKVTAKMQIGQARLAEVREDFETALVVRNAHELMRALEVSSILDCADMAAHASLYRTESRWGLYHNRVDFPEKDDDNWFCHTLLSKVEGRMTAEKRAIQPYLVPIEDEERSGYDRLRVSNQA, translated from the coding sequence CGTTGAATGTGGTGCTATTGGAGAAGGCCAATGTAAAGCGGTCGGGTGCGATCTCGATGGGCATGGATGGCCTGAACAATGCCGTCGTGCCGGGTTACGCGACGCCGGAGCAGTACACCAAGGAAATCACGATCGCCAATGACGGCATCGTCGATCAGGCGCCGGTCTTCAAATATGCCTCGCGCTGCTACGATATCATTGAGGAGCTCGATCGCTTCGGCATCCGCTTCCAGAAAAATGCCAATGGCGATTTCGATCTCAAGAAGGTCCATCATCTCGGCACCTATGTACTGCCGATGCCGAATGGCGATACGGTCAAGAAGGCGCTCTATCGCCAGCTGAAGCGGGAGCGCATCCTTATTTCTAACCGCTTCATGGCGACGCGTCTCTTGACGGCGAGCGACGGGCGTATCGCCGGCGCCGTTGCCGTCAACACGCGCAGCGCCGAATTCCTCGTGCTGCGGGCAAAGACCGTGATCCTCTGCATGGGGGCTGCAGGCCGGCTCGGCCTGCCGCATTCCGGCTATCTGTTCGGCACCTATGAGAACCCGACCAATTCCGGCGACGGCTATGCCATGGCCTATCATGCGGGTGCCGCACTCGCCAATCTTGAGTGCTACCAGATCAACCCGCTGATCAAGGACTATAACGGCCCGGCCTGCGCCTATGTCGCGGGACCCTTCGGCGCCTATACGGCCAATAGCGAAGGCAAACGCTTCATCAAAAGCGACTATTGGTCCGGGCAGATGATGCAGGAGTTCTACAATGAACTCCAGTCAGGCAAGGGACCGGTCTTCCTCAAGCTCAATCACCTCCATCCCGACACGGTCGGCGAGATCGAGGAGATCCTGCACAAGGTCGAGCGTCCGTCGCGCGGGCGGTTTCATGGGGCGCGTGGAACAGATTACCGCGAGAAGATGATCGAGATGCACATTTCCGAGATCGGCTTCTGTTCGGGCCACAGCGCATCGGGCGTCTTCGTCGACGAGTTTGCCCGCACCACGGTGCCCGGCCTCTATGCCGCCGGCGACATGGCGAGCGTGCCGCATAATTACATGCTCGGTGCCTTCACCAATGGCGCCGTCGCCGGTGAGCATGCCGCCGAAGTCGCGCAGGAGATTGATTTGCCGGACTATGATCCCGACTTCGTGCAGCTGGAGCGTGAGCGCGTGCTGGCGCCGACGCGGCGCGGGGATGGCATTCCGCCGAACCAGCTGGAATACAAGGCGCGTCGACTGGTCAACGACTATCTGCAGCCGCCCAAGGTGACGGCGAAGATGCAGATCGGTCAGGCGCGCCTCGCCGAAGTGCGGGAGGATTTCGAAACGGCGCTGGTGGTGCGCAATGCGCATGAATTGATGCGGGCGCTGGAGGTCTCCTCGATCCTCGACTGCGCCGATATGGCAGCACACGCCTCGCTTTACCGCACCGAGAGCCGATGGGGCCTCTATCACAACCGCGTCGACTTTCCGGAAAAGGATGACGACAATTGGTTCTGCCACACGCTTCTTAGCAAGGTCGAAGGCCGCATGACGGCGGAGAAGCGGGCGATCCAACCTTATCTCGTTCCAATCGAGGACGAAGAGCGGTCAGGATACGACCGTCTCCGCGTCTCCAATCAAGCCTGA
- a CDS encoding ABC transporter substrate-binding protein, whose translation MTLRVHLAAIALAAAGFSSTADAETIRVAIGTQDTTINTATGGLLIRELKLLEKYLPHDGKYQGVDYDIQWKNFTSGAPITNEQIAGKLDFGVMADFPGSFNGLAHINAGRRSHFITPLSGSVGGSGNGIVVPVDSEIQSLGELKGKTISVPFASTSHGMLLRAVKAEGWDAERDVKIITQAPEVAGAALKANRIEAHADFVPFAELFPWRGIARKIYDGSQAKTPTFHGALVDADYAKKYPEVVVAYLRAAIEADQLIAKESEKYSELIAEVSGVEAEVDYLFHGPLGLQTRDLTWKPEYRQAVATAIETLKSLKKADRSLDVDSFIDERFIRAAFKASGLDYEAALKNYAQLPLDAKDAATGETIADGKRVAQLWVAGEPLVRSYASPELALSVFKGVEAEGKTVRVFYAQDRESGIKLLGAQAWFVRTDGGAVDAFLLKDRAEAWAKAHGGNVLDFDAVKASIVASN comes from the coding sequence ATGACTTTGCGCGTCCATCTGGCTGCGATCGCGCTCGCGGCCGCCGGCTTCTCTTCAACAGCCGACGCTGAAACCATCCGCGTTGCAATCGGCACGCAGGATACGACGATCAACACCGCCACGGGCGGCTTGTTGATCCGTGAACTCAAGCTTCTGGAAAAATACCTGCCGCATGACGGCAAGTATCAGGGCGTCGATTATGACATTCAGTGGAAGAATTTCACCAGCGGCGCGCCGATCACCAACGAGCAGATCGCCGGTAAACTGGATTTCGGCGTGATGGCCGACTTCCCCGGCTCCTTCAACGGCCTCGCCCATATCAACGCCGGCCGCAGAAGCCATTTCATCACGCCGCTCTCCGGCAGTGTCGGCGGTAGCGGCAACGGTATCGTCGTGCCCGTAGATTCTGAAATTCAGTCGCTCGGGGAACTCAAGGGCAAGACGATCTCCGTGCCCTTCGCATCCACCTCGCATGGCATGCTCCTGCGGGCCGTCAAGGCGGAAGGTTGGGACGCCGAACGCGACGTCAAGATCATCACCCAGGCGCCGGAGGTCGCGGGCGCGGCTCTCAAGGCAAACCGGATCGAGGCGCATGCCGACTTCGTTCCATTTGCCGAACTGTTCCCATGGCGCGGCATCGCGCGGAAAATCTACGATGGGTCGCAGGCCAAGACGCCGACCTTCCATGGCGCGCTCGTCGATGCGGACTATGCGAAAAAATATCCCGAGGTCGTCGTCGCCTACCTTCGGGCCGCGATCGAGGCCGATCAGCTGATCGCCAAGGAATCGGAAAAGTACAGCGAACTGATCGCCGAGGTGAGCGGCGTCGAGGCGGAGGTCGACTACCTCTTTCACGGACCGCTTGGTCTTCAGACCCGGGACCTCACCTGGAAGCCCGAGTATCGCCAGGCAGTCGCCACCGCGATCGAAACACTCAAGTCCCTGAAAAAGGCAGACCGCTCGCTTGATGTCGACAGCTTCATCGACGAGCGCTTCATCCGCGCCGCCTTCAAGGCCTCGGGCCTCGATTATGAGGCCGCACTCAAGAACTATGCCCAGCTTCCGCTGGACGCCAAGGACGCGGCGACCGGCGAGACCATCGCCGACGGCAAGCGCGTTGCGCAGCTTTGGGTCGCGGGCGAGCCGCTGGTTCGCAGCTACGCTTCCCCTGAACTTGCGCTGAGTGTCTTCAAAGGAGTCGAGGCGGAAGGCAAGACCGTCCGTGTGTTTTACGCGCAGGATCGTGAAAGCGGCATCAAACTTCTCGGCGCGCAGGCCTGGTTTGTGCGCACCGACGGCGGCGCGGTCGACGCCTTCCTGCTGAAGGACAGGGCCGAAGCCTGGGCAAAGGCGCATGGCGGCAACGTGCTCGACTTCGACGCCGTCAAGGCATCGATCGTGGCCAGCAACTGA
- a CDS encoding omptin family outer membrane protease, with product MGIRDIDDHFGGPGYHVRYHDDMDPAPAIGATVAVNYALTPGTSLYLSGSLDRVFHNRGKTEREDILHGTRFPRKKDAAAADFEATSISFGLKGSF from the coding sequence TTGGGTATCAGGGACATCGACGACCACTTCGGCGGCCCGGGTTATCATGTCCGTTACCATGACGACATGGATCCGGCGCCGGCGATCGGCGCCACTGTTGCAGTCAACTACGCGCTGACACCAGGTACTTCGCTCTATCTGTCCGGTTCGTTGGATCGCGTGTTTCACAACCGCGGCAAAACGGAACGAGAGGACATTTTGCACGGCACACGCTTCCCCAGGAAGAAGGACGCGGCCGCGGCGGATTTCGAGGCGACGTCGATCTCCTTCGGGCTCAAGGGCTCGTTCTGA
- a CDS encoding ABC transporter permease has translation MSTRSFGRWMRRAGSLAICLIAWQMASSFRLDLGVVTFQNVPGPVNVAAAALEFLRSPRLYDHVSSSIRRVLAGYGIAAVAGVVLGLVIGRSRRLGDILETPLELLRPVPAVSWIPLAVLMFPSSEASMIFITFTGALFPILINTVHGVENVDPRLVASARSLGSTRTAMLFEVIVPGAAPNIVTGLVIGMGTAWFCLVTAEMISGQFGIGYYTWESYTLQNYPEIIVGMILIGLLGMGSSALLKAAGAALLPWHVKEGR, from the coding sequence ATGAGCACCCGTTCGTTCGGGCGCTGGATGCGCCGCGCAGGGTCCCTCGCCATCTGCCTCATCGCCTGGCAGATGGCATCGAGCTTCAGGCTCGATCTCGGCGTCGTCACCTTCCAGAACGTGCCGGGACCGGTCAACGTCGCCGCGGCGGCACTGGAGTTCCTGCGTTCGCCGCGGCTTTACGATCACGTCTCCAGCAGCATTCGACGAGTGTTGGCCGGCTATGGCATCGCGGCCGTCGCAGGCGTCGTGCTCGGTCTTGTCATCGGCCGGTCCCGACGGCTTGGAGATATTCTTGAGACGCCGCTCGAGCTCTTGCGTCCCGTCCCGGCCGTTTCCTGGATCCCGCTCGCGGTGCTGATGTTTCCGTCCTCCGAAGCATCGATGATCTTTATCACGTTCACCGGCGCCCTGTTCCCGATCCTTATCAACACCGTTCACGGGGTGGAAAACGTCGATCCCCGGCTCGTGGCTTCCGCCCGCAGCCTGGGCAGCACGCGAACGGCGATGCTTTTTGAGGTCATTGTCCCGGGTGCGGCGCCGAACATCGTCACCGGCCTCGTCATTGGCATGGGCACCGCCTGGTTCTGCCTGGTGACAGCCGAGATGATCTCAGGTCAGTTCGGGATCGGCTACTATACCTGGGAGTCCTATACCTTGCAGAACTACCCCGAAATCATCGTCGGCATGATCCTGATCGGCCTGCTCGGCATGGGCAGCAGCGCACTGCTCAAGGCGGCGGGCGCAGCACTTCTGCCCTGGCATGTGAAGGAAGGTAGATGA
- a CDS encoding methyltransferase domain-containing protein, with product MSELDRIRAKLRTSQQRTFPRQLREFGLDLIVREVVFPPEDFQSWRWFTENFPPFARKRILEIGFGLPCLLLAKTGALSLLACDINPRAVANTLENAARNGIENVEIIQSDIFNNIPPGSKFDIIFWNYPWNFAPANFEFIDDLERGAIDPGYRQLERFLAEGRAFLTERGKILLGFGTNARDDLLERIVAANDLKSVIVRWGTYRTST from the coding sequence TTGAGTGAACTCGACAGAATAAGGGCAAAACTCAGGACCAGCCAACAGAGAACTTTCCCGCGGCAGTTGCGAGAGTTCGGGCTGGATCTGATCGTACGAGAAGTCGTTTTTCCGCCCGAAGATTTCCAAAGCTGGCGTTGGTTTACCGAGAACTTCCCTCCATTCGCTCGAAAGCGGATCTTGGAAATCGGTTTCGGTCTTCCGTGTCTTCTTCTGGCAAAAACTGGTGCACTGTCGTTGCTAGCCTGCGATATCAATCCGAGGGCTGTCGCGAACACGTTGGAGAATGCCGCAAGAAACGGAATAGAGAACGTCGAGATCATTCAAAGTGATATCTTCAACAACATTCCTCCCGGGAGCAAGTTCGATATCATTTTTTGGAACTACCCTTGGAACTTCGCTCCAGCAAATTTCGAATTTATCGACGACCTCGAGCGTGGAGCGATTGATCCCGGCTACAGGCAGCTCGAGAGATTTCTGGCAGAAGGCCGAGCATTTCTTACGGAACGTGGAAAAATCCTTCTAGGATTCGGCACTAATGCCCGGGATGACCTTCTCGAGCGCATCGTAGCTGCGAATGATCTTAAATCGGTGATTGTGAGGTGGGGGACGTACCGCACCTCGACTTAA
- a CDS encoding aminotransferase class III-fold pyridoxal phosphate-dependent enzyme, with amino-acid sequence MKVGIGRTGVLHAFQNFGIEPDVLVLGKGLGGGLPISAVIGPEWLMNDRAAFSFQTLHGNPVCAAVLRTIERERLLSNSSKVGYCLKELLNELAVRQPAIAEVRGIGLALGIGLRDEALPGVTARELTARVVYRAFQLGLVVYYVGVNSNVIEITPPLNISHEEAMRGVEIIERAIEDVVSSKMDFGECQKFAGW; translated from the coding sequence GTGAAGGTCGGCATCGGCCGTACCGGTGTCCTGCATGCCTTCCAGAATTTCGGTATCGAGCCGGACGTGCTGGTCCTCGGCAAGGGCCTTGGCGGCGGGCTGCCCATATCCGCAGTGATTGGCCCGGAATGGCTGATGAACGATCGTGCCGCCTTCTCGTTTCAGACACTGCATGGTAATCCGGTATGCGCGGCGGTCCTGCGCACTATCGAACGCGAGAGATTGCTCAGCAACTCCTCAAAGGTTGGCTACTGCCTTAAGGAATTGCTCAATGAGCTTGCTGTACGGCAACCGGCAATCGCGGAAGTGCGCGGGATCGGCTTGGCGCTCGGAATCGGGTTGCGGGATGAAGCCTTGCCTGGAGTGACCGCTCGCGAACTGACAGCCCGCGTCGTCTATCGTGCCTTCCAGCTCGGGCTGGTCGTTTACTATGTCGGCGTCAACTCGAACGTCATCGAGATCACACCGCCGCTCAACATCTCTCATGAGGAAGCAATGCGCGGGGTTGAAATCATCGAGCGGGCGATTGAAGACGTCGTCTCAAGCAAGATGGACTTTGGCGAGTGCCAAAAATTTGCCGGTTGGTGA
- a CDS encoding 4Fe-4S dicluster domain-containing protein, giving the protein MPLALSPTTVPVVVDDAKCIADKGCTVCVDVCPLDVLRISDLTGKAYMKFDECWYCMPCETDCPTGAVTVNIPYLLR; this is encoded by the coding sequence ATGCCGCTTGCTCTTTCCCCCACAACCGTTCCCGTCGTCGTCGACGACGCCAAATGCATCGCCGACAAGGGCTGCACCGTCTGCGTCGACGTCTGCCCGCTCGATGTGCTCCGGATCAGCGATCTGACGGGCAAGGCCTACATGAAGTTCGACGAGTGCTGGTACTGCATGCCCTGTGAAACAGACTGCCCGACCGGCGCCGTTACCGTCAACATTCCCTACCTGTTGCGCTGA
- a CDS encoding HEAT repeat domain-containing protein, whose product MSAFEPFEDFGDAEEIAARLADADAAVRRLAVIDLAEAASADGLPHLLAAVSDSDESVRLQVAIALAEFGTVEAAAALTTLVTDLDATVARAAADGLAELKDAGAAPVILPLAFHDNAFVRAAGFRGLKGFRSQAALGPALAAMKDESAEVRAEALGVIAYLKREETLPSLIAATRDAEATVRAVAVNALSFSNQAAVAFAVTAALHDENWQVRAAAAESLGRIGHASAIDGLAAGLSDDYWQVRQNCLNALGRLKARTVVSEIAALLSSDLPSLRKEAAATLGEIADPSSHAALMAHVSDADPDVRKTVRWALTRLV is encoded by the coding sequence ATGAGTGCTTTCGAACCCTTTGAAGATTTTGGCGATGCCGAGGAGATAGCGGCCCGCCTTGCCGATGCCGACGCTGCCGTGCGCCGCCTTGCCGTCATCGATCTTGCCGAGGCTGCCAGCGCTGACGGGCTCCCGCATCTTCTTGCCGCGGTCTCAGACAGCGATGAAAGCGTGCGCCTTCAGGTGGCCATCGCGCTTGCGGAGTTCGGCACGGTGGAAGCTGCCGCCGCGCTCACGACGCTTGTCACGGATTTGGATGCGACTGTGGCGCGGGCCGCGGCGGATGGGCTTGCGGAGCTGAAGGATGCTGGCGCGGCGCCTGTCATTCTGCCGCTTGCGTTCCATGACAACGCTTTCGTGCGCGCAGCCGGTTTTCGCGGGCTGAAGGGTTTTCGTTCGCAGGCAGCACTGGGCCCCGCGCTTGCGGCCATGAAGGATGAGAGCGCCGAGGTGCGAGCCGAAGCGCTTGGTGTCATTGCCTATCTCAAGCGAGAAGAAACCCTGCCGTCGCTCATCGCGGCCACGCGCGATGCCGAGGCGACCGTTCGCGCCGTGGCGGTCAACGCCCTGTCGTTCAGCAATCAGGCTGCGGTCGCCTTTGCCGTCACGGCAGCGCTGCACGATGAGAACTGGCAGGTGAGGGCGGCGGCTGCAGAATCGCTTGGCCGGATCGGCCACGCCTCGGCCATCGACGGCCTCGCGGCCGGGCTTTCGGACGATTATTGGCAGGTCCGGCAGAATTGTCTGAACGCACTCGGCAGGCTGAAGGCTCGGACCGTCGTGTCGGAAATTGCAGCGCTGCTATCGAGCGACCTGCCTTCGCTGCGCAAGGAAGCGGCAGCAACCCTCGGCGAGATCGCGGATCCGTCCTCGCACGCCGCCCTGATGGCGCACGTCTCGGATGCGGATCCCGATGTGCGCAAGACTGTGCGTTGGGCGCTCACCCGTTTGGTCTAG